A genomic window from Streptomyces brevispora includes:
- a CDS encoding trifunctional class I SAM-dependent methyltransferase/NUDIX hydrolase/VOC family protein yields the protein MTTIDWDSAADSFDEEPDHGLLDPVVRHAWAQRLESWLPRERSEILDLGCGTGSLALLVAGQGHRVTGVDRSSRMVEQARAKLAGTGTEVLVGDADRPPVGKQRFDVILARHVVWLLPDPAAALRHWFGLLRPGGRLVLIEGVWNGVGLSARQLTALLAPFTERIHHERLSGDRALWGKDVDDERYALVARAEPPRRHTEVVDVHLILRRGSDVLLARRTGTGYADGLLHAPSGHVEDGEDVREGMIREAAEEIGIALEPEELRVALVMQHRGPGGSPRTGWFFETEYDPARPPYNREPDKCSELEWFPLDALPDDMVAYCRAGLDGYLAGERFLIHWHEDGDTVAYEPQGPRRAVPLPTGGVRTGQVHHIELWVPDLAAAEAAWGWLLGELGHVPYQRWVHGRSWRRGDSYVVIEQSPDLVPGPHERCRPGLNHLAFHLTDRAALDALVARAPDHGWRLLFADRHPHAGGDEHVAAYLEDAAGYEVELVAG from the coding sequence ATGACGACGATCGACTGGGACTCCGCCGCCGATTCCTTCGACGAGGAGCCGGACCACGGTCTGCTCGATCCCGTGGTCCGGCACGCCTGGGCGCAGCGGCTGGAGAGCTGGCTGCCCCGGGAGCGTTCCGAGATCCTCGACCTGGGGTGCGGCACCGGAAGCCTGGCGCTGCTCGTCGCCGGGCAGGGCCACCGGGTCACCGGCGTCGACCGGTCGTCGCGCATGGTGGAGCAGGCGCGCGCCAAGCTGGCCGGTACGGGGACCGAAGTGCTCGTCGGGGACGCGGACCGGCCCCCGGTCGGCAAGCAGCGCTTCGACGTGATCCTGGCCCGGCACGTGGTGTGGCTGCTGCCCGACCCGGCGGCGGCCCTGCGGCACTGGTTCGGCCTGCTGCGGCCCGGCGGAAGACTGGTGCTGATCGAGGGCGTGTGGAACGGGGTCGGGCTGTCCGCCCGTCAGCTCACCGCGCTGCTCGCCCCGTTCACCGAGCGCATCCACCACGAGCGGCTCTCCGGCGACCGTGCCCTCTGGGGCAAGGACGTCGACGACGAGCGCTACGCCCTGGTGGCGCGTGCCGAACCACCGCGCCGGCACACCGAGGTCGTGGACGTGCATCTGATCCTCCGGCGCGGCTCCGACGTCCTGCTCGCCCGGCGCACCGGCACGGGGTACGCGGACGGGCTGCTGCACGCCCCGTCGGGACATGTCGAGGACGGCGAGGACGTCCGCGAGGGCATGATCCGCGAGGCGGCCGAGGAGATCGGGATCGCCCTCGAACCGGAGGAGTTGCGGGTGGCCCTCGTCATGCAGCACCGCGGGCCCGGCGGCAGCCCCAGGACCGGCTGGTTCTTCGAGACGGAGTACGACCCGGCCCGGCCGCCGTACAACCGCGAACCGGACAAGTGCTCGGAGCTGGAGTGGTTCCCGCTGGACGCCCTTCCGGACGACATGGTCGCGTACTGCCGCGCCGGACTCGACGGTTACCTGGCGGGCGAGCGCTTCCTGATCCACTGGCACGAGGACGGCGACACCGTCGCGTACGAACCGCAGGGACCCCGCCGTGCGGTCCCGCTGCCGACGGGCGGGGTCCGCACCGGGCAGGTCCACCACATCGAGCTGTGGGTGCCCGATCTGGCGGCGGCCGAGGCGGCGTGGGGCTGGCTCCTCGGCGAGCTGGGCCATGTCCCGTACCAGCGGTGGGTGCACGGGCGCAGCTGGCGGCGGGGCGACAGCTACGTGGTGATCGAGCAGTCGCCCGACCTGGTACCCGGACCGCACGAGCGGTGCCGTCCGGGCCTCAACCACCTGGCGTTCCACCTGACGGACCGGGCGGCCCTCGACGCACTGGTGGCGCGCGCCCCGGACCACGGCTGGCGGCTGCTCTTCGCGGACCGTCATCCGCATGCGGGCGGTGACGAACACGTGGCCGCGTACCTGGAGGACGCGGCGGGGTACGAGGTGGAGCTGGTGGCCGGCTGA
- a CDS encoding esterase/lipase family protein, whose amino-acid sequence MLPWTRAPRTPRARRTLAALLLAVAAVATPTATAAAATPTAATATSRGWNDYSCKPSAAHPRPVVLVHGTFGNSVDNWLVLAPYLVNRGYCVYSLDYGQLPGVPLFNGLGPIDKSAGQLAVFVDKVLASTGASKADIVGHSQGGMMPNYYLKFLGGGAKVNAMIGLAPDNHGTTLLGLTKLLPYFPGAEYLLNAGTPGLADQVAGSPFITKLNAGGDTVPGVHYTVISTKYDEVVTPYRTQFLNGPDVRNVLLQDLCPVDLSEHVAIGTIDRVAYHEVANALDPAHATPTTCASVVG is encoded by the coding sequence ATGCTGCCCTGGACCCGTGCGCCGCGCACCCCACGAGCGCGCAGAACCCTCGCCGCACTACTCCTCGCCGTCGCCGCAGTCGCCACCCCCACGGCCACTGCCGCTGCAGCCACCCCCACCGCCGCCACGGCCACCTCACGTGGCTGGAACGACTACTCCTGCAAACCCTCCGCAGCCCACCCCCGGCCCGTCGTCCTGGTCCACGGAACCTTCGGGAACTCGGTCGACAACTGGCTCGTCCTCGCCCCCTACCTGGTGAACCGGGGCTACTGCGTCTACTCGCTCGACTACGGGCAGCTCCCCGGTGTGCCGCTCTTCAACGGCCTGGGTCCGATCGACAAGTCGGCCGGGCAGCTCGCGGTCTTCGTCGACAAGGTGCTCGCCTCCACGGGGGCGTCCAAGGCGGACATCGTCGGGCACTCCCAGGGCGGCATGATGCCGAACTACTACCTGAAGTTCCTCGGCGGGGGAGCCAAGGTCAACGCCATGATCGGGCTCGCGCCCGACAACCACGGCACCACCCTCCTCGGCCTGACGAAGCTGCTGCCGTACTTCCCCGGTGCTGAGTACCTGCTCAACGCCGGCACGCCCGGACTCGCCGACCAGGTGGCCGGATCGCCCTTCATCACCAAGCTCAACGCGGGCGGCGACACCGTGCCGGGCGTGCACTACACCGTCATCTCCACCAAGTACGACGAGGTCGTGACCCCGTACCGGACGCAGTTCCTGAACGGGCCCGACGTGCGCAACGTTCTGCTCCAGGACCTGTGCCCGGTCGATCTGTCCGAGCACGTGGCGATCGGGACCATCGACCGGGTCGCCTACCACGAGGTGGCGAACGCCCTGGACCCGGCGCACGCCACCCCGACCACCTGCGCCTCGGTCGTCGGGTAG